A portion of the Juglans microcarpa x Juglans regia isolate MS1-56 chromosome 1D, Jm3101_v1.0, whole genome shotgun sequence genome contains these proteins:
- the LOC121246432 gene encoding uncharacterized protein LOC121246432 isoform X1, translating into MPEPMATVDPIPHLPLPLLPSDPIPPAPTRSSPPGSTIDFLPDFSCYSWIAYAASSLLVISHFPSPLSPDEVLIGPIFRQVFELSSAVTAVSWSPVSPSMGELAAAVENCVCLFQHDSASSAGSFCWSQNAVLVQCTKVEAVEWTGSGDGIIAGGIEVVLWRNNSKSWEIAWKLKAECPQTLVSATWALEGPFATAAYLSDPQIEGSMVDAFSNCVFVCWSTGKSDYTKAELHHPLSVSTIQWRPLTGRQLNRDGKHSRRQLLLTCCLDGTARLWCEMDNGRVRKTGKDTIDRKTTRRSFCVVAVIEINQALNGTLGMDVYVLWTTEIWGLSKTGDGVDQILSAEGLEHDKAGRCEWLVGFGPEKLVYFWAIHCLDDISPMRFPRFTLWRRQELQGLEEGECRGTSFSNSKNRLLLNKFVMLRNRLSGPPIMCSLIHLLPSDSLVWSLLHTEASNNIEDTSPSKSRTDSYLSCSASGILNLGGHAGKILQVAAHPDSCEVELAASLDSNGLLLFWSLTTISNSILGCPSLLPTWKLYGKLVTQDSCPKYTCLRWAPSVLNDDLFLLMGHIGGIDCFIVTIHHNKEEHIECHYLFTIPFTGHGPYEDGPTNIFSIPLSSTCDKTFKYNKFMLLGIWMKGFRALSWEMTFHCSDLSASYCESNFDTKDGTGGSMWMFEGAFSGKRYHLGVNPCSSHLPDPHYHDQVTSFAVVCPGSLTYKQQKLDSTNDMYGSYPAYIMATGCSDGSLKLWRSNTGKPSSPHVPWELVGMFVAHQGPISSICLTDCGQKIATVCVEYHLNTVSTLHIWHSVHLTCAGTFMLEDTLFLDKGTIALNWLALGNGQLLLGVCMQNELRVYATRRCGSHNLLSSEKSSKMDIWVCIAFTHTLPPIHDFHWGPKAAPVVIHDNYFRVSCQWLFHVPKEHKAKCHLNYIVESFPHCDGQANEDILSAVFTDCDIGNFKQSCESRSSVEMHKNDFPASSLFIARDRLKRDSGSKIGLWSLPEVVERFSGSLPSYHPETLLMNIFSGNWKRAYMAVRHLVECLTSYYATKMKNTSTKTCCIIPEILLSDYFEGSLFRNSTDKGFQWGGDLTTTSSQFQSSMFQFASDSESFASNNISPSSSKKSELSGFVETLENLHQLAAIPDTEKTQIVAITDLLGELSTAQTSAYESLDEPGRRFWVALRFQQLLFFRMIGRSASMKELIVDSRLIVWAYHSDSQEILFGSFLPNGPTWQEMRAIGVGYWFTNTTQLRARMEKLARSQYLKNKDPKDCALLYIALNRLKVLAGLFKISKDEKDKPLVAFLARNFQEEKNKAAALKNAYVLMGRHQLELAIAFFLLGGDTYSALNVCSKNLGDEQLAIVISQLVEERGGPLQHHLITKFLLPSTIEKGDYWLASHLEWEMGNYLQSFFHMLGFQINTIAEKSAFSSKHVAFLEPNIGLYCQMLASKNSLRNAVGEQNTAVLSRWSTLMTATALKRCGLPLEALECLSSSMSVIGSRDDGRWSDDVRSFEILNGILKPSPQDSSNWLSGDAAFQLESHDKLDLALPYFSKLLIEHPSWPGNIVESVGASACSKEYEIHEYEELLENFRHKFYKGLSQFDQRFSLAPAHVVSMMLFSLCNHGLLFMGYDILDGSASQDQSQDKRYNVDSFILYPLLRMPLLKATNEISLLFSRFITACSITCPQTKLRNIDNDMSANNKSKWLDTWGYFFQGLMPSLWSLRAALRFISSPITKDLMMEPLIILDLFEFYVHFASAWLQKNSKVLLLMVQPLLITLTNGHAPYEVDVKNMKKLLPQIEELVAHNLSMDDRGEGFQASNCVQNKLARDMMHSMPEEERWQIIGTCLWQHMFSFVKQKFEKLDDKCLPGVSIRKLSSRASYYTNLEYDGNSITEEIRLVSLSLAELLKTTLTHLSSYHVKQLASFIQQKVKNGLQVMTLLWLKESSQLQPRDLCEGTVSIEIMKSKDESSISELLWDICADSKIIYQGFEHGKVNLPHSFDQKLSKAWSDKYIGLEVHEREGSNTYDGMLRNSSASNESESPAGGLIHGGPAFPSSWQKDATLTKEVISFKNPKEVYKRSGELLEALCVNSIDQRQAALASNRKGILFFNWEDSSTFSDQSDYIWSIADWPQNGWAGSESTPVPTRVSPGVGLGSKRGAHLGLGGATVGVGSLVRPGRDLTGGGAFGIPGYAGMGASGLGWEIQQDFEEFVDAPPTVENISTRAFSGHPSRPFFLVGSSNTHIYLWEFGKDKATATYGVLPAANVPPPYALASISALQFDYFGHRFATAALDGTVCTWQLEVGGRSNICPTESSLCFNKHASDVTYVSGGSVIAAAGNSSNGVNVVIWDTLAPPSTSRASIICHEGGARSLAVFDNDIGSGSISPLIVTGGKGGDVGLHDFRYIATGKSKRNRQADNGESISSSSSSEMQRGITKNVGDQNRNGMLWYIPKAHSGSITKICTIPNTSLFLTGSKDGDVKLWDAKRANLVYHWSKLHERHTFLQPSSRGFGGIVRAAVTDIQVFSHGFLTCGGDGIVKLVELKQ; encoded by the exons ATGCCAGAGCCAATGGCCACCGTTGATCCCATCCCCCACCTCCCCCTTCCCCTCCTCCCATCCGATCCTATCCCTCCAGCTCCGACCCGCTCCTCTCCACCCGGATCCACCATCGATTTCCTCCCGGACTTCTCCTGCTACTCATGGATCGCCTACGCCGCCTCCTCTCTCCTAGTCATCTCCCACttcccctcccctctctctcccgaCGAAGTCCTCATTGGCCCAATCTTTCGCCAGGTCTTCGAGCTCTCCTCCGCCGTCACCGCTGTGTCTTGGTCCCCGGTGTCGCCATCGATGGGAGAGCTAGCCGCTGCAGTGGAGAACTGTGTCTGCCTCTTCCAGCATGACTCGGCGAGTTCCGCAG GTTCTTTTTGTTGGAGCCAGAATGCAGTGCTTGTACAATGTACAAAGGTGGAGGCAGTCGAATGGACGGGCTCTGGGGACGGGATAATAGCTGGTGGAATTGAGGTGGTTTTATGGAGAAACAACAGCAAGTCCTGGGAAATAGCTTGGAAGCTTAAAGCAGAGTGCCCCCAAACTCTGGTTTCTGCAACGTGGGCACTTGAGGGACCTTTCGCTACGGCAGCTTATCTTAGTGACCCTCAGATTGAAGGATCAATGGTTGATGCATTTAGCAACTGTGTGTTCGTATGTTGGAGTACTGGAAAATCTGATTACACAAAAGCTGAGCTACATCATCCTCTATCTGTGTCAACGATCCAGTGGAGGCCATTGACAGGAAGACAATTGAATAGAGATGGAAAACATTCACGGAGACAACTGCTGCTAACATGCTGTTTAGATGGAACAGCAAGGTTATGGTGTGAGATGGATAATGGAAGGGTCAGAAAAACTGGAAAGGACACCATCGATCGCAAAACCACCAGGCGATCTTTTTGTGTAGTTGCTGTAATTGAGATTAACCAGGCCCTGAATGGAACTCTGGGCATGGATGTATATGTGTTGTGGACCACAGAAATTTGGGGCCTTTCAAAAACTGGTGATGGAGTGGACCAAATATTGTCCGCTGAGGGATTGGAGCATGACAAGGCAGGCAGGTGTGAGTGGTTAGTTGGGTTTGGTCCAGAAAAGCTGGTTTATTTTTGGGCTATCCACTGCCTTGATGACATCTCCCCAATGCGGTTTCCCCGATTTACATTATGGAGGAGACAAGAATTGCAGGGCCTTGAAGAGGGAGAATGTCGTGGGACcagtttttcaaattctaaaaacagACTACTTCTTAATAAATTTGTTATGTTGAGGAACCGCTTGTCCGGTCCACCAATTATGTGTTCTTTGATTCATTTATTACCTAGTGATTCTTTAGTTTGGTCACTGTTACATACCGAGGCATCTAATAATATAGAGGATACTTCTCCTAGTAAATCCAGGACGGATAGCTATTTATCATGTTCTGCCAGTGGAATTCTGAACTTAGGTGGTCATGCCGGAAAGATCTTACAAGTTGCAGCACATCCTGATAGCTGTGAAGTTGAACTGGCTGCTTCTCTAGATTCTAACGGATTGCTTCTTTTTTGGTCACTTACCACCATTTCCAACAGCATTCTGGGTTGTCCGTCATTGCTTCCAACATGGAAGCTCTATGGAAAACTTGTGACTCAAGATTCATGTCCCAAATATACATGCTTGAGGTGGGCACCTTCAGTATTGAATGACGACCTGTTTCTTCTTATGGGACACATTGGAGGAATTGATTGCTTTATAGTTACAATCCACCACAACAAAGAAGAACATATAGAATGTCACTACTTATTCACTATACCTTTCACTGGCCATGGTCCATATGAGGATGGTCCCACAAATATCTTTTCAATTCCATTGTCCTCTACTTGTGATAAGACCTTCAAGTACAATAAATTTATGCTTTTGGGGATATGGATGAAAGGGTTTCGGGCTCTATCATGGGAAATGACCTTTCATTGTTCTGATCTATCCGCAAGCTACTGTGAATCTAATTTTGACACTAAAGATGGCACAGGAGGCAGCATGTGGATGTTTGAAGGTGCTTTTTCTGGTAAAAGATACCATCTTGGCGTAAATCCTTGCTCATCGCATTTACCAGATCCTCACTACCACGATCAGGTTACAAGTTTTGCTGTGGTCTGTCCAGGTAGTCTGACTTATAAACAACAAAAGCTGGATTCAACCAATGATATGTATGGCAGTTATCCTGCATATATCATGGCCACTGGCTGCTCTGATGGAAGTTTGAAACTGTGGAGAAGTAACACTGGTAAGCCCTCATCCCCTCACGTGCCATGGGAGCTTGTTGGTATGTTTGTTGCACATCAAGGGCCCATTAGTTCCATATGCTTGACTGATTGTGGTCAGAAGATTGCAACCGTCTGTGTGGAATATCATCTGAATACTGTCAGCACCCTTCATATATGGCACTCTGTACACCTTACATGTGCAGGGACTTTTATGTTAGAAGATACATTATTCCTTGACAAAGGCACCATTGCTTTAAATTGGTTAGCTTTAGGAAATGGTCAGTTATTACTTGGAGTATGCATGCAGAATGAGTTGCGAGTATATGCAACAAGGCGGTGTGGAAGTCACAATTTGTTGAGCTCTGAAAAATCTTCGAAAATGGACATTTGGGTTTGCATTGCATTCACTCACACTCTTCCTCCCATTCATGACTTTCACTGGGGACCCAAAGCGGCACCTGTGGTTATTCATGATAATTACTTCCGTGTATCTTGTCAATGGCTGTTCCATGTTCCTAAAGAACATAAGGCCAAGTGCCATCTGAATTATATTGTGGAAAGTTTCCCTCATTGTGATGGTCAAGCAAATGAGGACATTCTTTCTGCAGTTTTCACTGATTGTGACATTGGTAATTTCAAACAATCATGTGAGTCTCGGTCATCTGTAGAGATGCATAAGAATGATTTCCCTGCCAGCAGTTTGTTCATAGCAAGGGATCGATTGAAACGTGATTCAGGTTCAAAGATTGGTTTATGGAGCCTGCCAGAAGTAGTGGAGAGGTTTAGCGGATCCTTACCTAGTTATCACCCTGAAACTCTacttatgaatatattttcag GGAATTGGAAACGTGCATATATGGCTGTGAGGCATCTTGTTGAATGTCTTACTTCTTATTATGCTACTAAGATGAAAAATACCTCCACAAAGACCTGCTGCATAATCCCAGAGATCCTTTTGTCTGATTATTTTGAAGGAAGTCTTTTCAGAAATTCGACTGATAAAGGATTTCAATGGGGTGGAGATTTGACCACAACATCATCTCAGTTTCAGAGCAGCATGTTCCAATTTGCTTCTGATTCTGAATCTTTTGCTTCCAATAATATCTCCCCTTCCTCTTCCAAAAAATCTGAACTTAGTGGTTTTGTTGAGACTCTTGAGAACTTGCATCAGCTAGCAGCTATACCTGACACAGAGAAGACTCAAATTGTTGCAATTACTGATCTTCTCGGTGAACTTAGTACTGCACAGACTTCTGCCTATGAAAGTCTTGATGAACCTGGGCGAAG GTTTTGGGTGGCGTTGAGGTTTCAGCAATTACTTTTTTTCCGGATGATTGGTAGATCGGCATCTATGAAAGAGTTGATTGTTGACTCTAGGTTGATTGTATGGGCATACCACTCTGATTcccaagaaattttatttggttCTTTTCTACCTAATGGACCAACTTGGCAAGAAATGCGGGCTATTGGAGTTGGATATTGGTTTACTAATACAACACAATTGCGTGCACGG ATGGAGAAACTGGCAAGatcacaatatcttaaaaacaAAGATCCCAAGGATTGTGCTCTGTTATATATAGCATTGAATAGACTTAAAGTGTTGGCTGGTCTTTTTAAAATCAGCAAGGACGAAAAGGACAAGCCTTTGGTGGCTTTTCTTGCACGGAATTTTCAG GAGGAAAAAAACAAGGCAGCTGCTTTGAAGAATGCTTATGTTTTAATGGGGAGACATCAGCTAGAGCTGGCCATTGCTTTCTTTCTGCTTGGGGGTGATACTTATTCAGCTCTCAATGTTTGTTCAAAGAACCTTGGGGATGAACAGCTTGCAATAGTAATTTCTCAGCTTGTTGAGGAGCGTGGTGGACCATTACAGCATCATCTAATAACAAAGTTTTTGCTTCCATCAACCATTGAGAAAGGCGACTACTGGCTAGCAAGCCATCTGGAG TGGGAAATGGGGAATTACTTGCAATCATTTTTTCACATGCTTGGTTTCCAGATCAATACCATAGCTGAAAAGTCTGCGTTTTCGTCCAAGCATGTTGCTTTCTTGGAACCAAATATTGGTCTTTATTGCCAAATGCTAGCCTCCAAAAATAGCTTGAGGAATGCAGTGGGGGAGCAAAATACTGCAGTTCTTAGTAGGTGGTCAACTTTGATGACAGCTACTGCCTTAAAAAGATGTGGGCTTCCT CTTGAGGCTTTGGAGTGTCTTTCATCTTCCATGAGTGTCATTGGGAGTAGAGATGATGGGAGGTGGTCAGATGATGTCAGAAGTTTTGAAATTCTAAACGGGATTCTAAAGCCTTCTCCACAAGATTCCTCTAACTGGctttcaggtgatgcagctttTCAACTGGAGTCCCATGATAAATTAGATTTGGCACTTCCATACTTCTCAAAATTGCTGATAGAGCATCCAAGTTGGCCAGGCAACATTGTAGAATCTGTTGGAGCTAGTGCATGCTCAAAGGAGTATGAGATTCATGAATATGAGGAATTACTTGAAAACTTCCGACATAAGTTCTATAAAGGGCTCTCACAGTTTGACCAGAGGTTTTCCTTGGCTCCTGCCCATGTAGTCAGCATG ATGTTATTCTCACTATGTAATCATGGGCTCTTATTTATGGGATACGATATATTGGATGGTTCTGCTTCTCAAGATCAGTCACAAGATAAGCGCTATAATGTTGACAGTTTCATACTATATCCTCTTCTGCGTATGCCACTGTTGAAGGCTACTAATGAaatttcccttttattttcacGGTTTATTACTGCCTGCAGTATAACCTGCCCTCAAACCAAGTTGCGTAATATTGACAATGACATGTCTGCTAACAATAAATCCAAGTGGTTAGATACATGGGGGTACTTCTTTCAAGGCCTTATGCCATCATTGTGGAGTTTAAGAGCTGCTTTGCGATTTATTTCCAGCCCCATCACTAAAGATCTCATGATGGAACCCCTTATCAttcttgatttatttgaattttatgtaCATTTTGCATCTGCTTGGCTtcaaaaaaactcaaaagttcTCCTTCTGATGGTGCAACCTCTCTTGATCACGTTAACCAACGGGCATGCTCCATATGAAGTTgatgttaaaaatatgaagaaactCCTTCCCCAGATTGAAGAGTTAGTAGCTCATAATCTATCAATGGATGACCGAGGAGAAGGCTTTCAAGCTTCAAATTGTGTGCAAAATAAACTTGCTAGGGATATGATGCATTCAATGccagaagaagaaagatggcaAATTATCGGCACTTGTTTGTGGCAACACATGTTCAGCTTCGTGAAACAGAAATTCGAGAAACTTGACGATAAATGTTTGCCTGGTGTTTCCATCAGAAAACTTTCTTCCCGTGCATCTTATTACACAAATTTGGAATATGATGGCAACAGTATAACAGAAGAGATCAGGTTGGTCTCGTTGAGCTTGGCAGAGTTATTGAAGACCACACTTACACATCTTTCTTCTTATCATGTTAAACAACTTGCATCATTTATACAACAGAAAGTAAAGAATGGACTGCAGGTAATGACTCTTCTATGGTTAAAAGAATCTAGTCAACTTCAACCCAGAGACCTCTGTGAGGGTACTGTAAGTATTGAGATCATGAAAAGCAAAGATGAATCATCAATTTCTGAACTACTATGGGATATCTGTGCCgattctaaaataatatatcaaGGCTTTGAACATGGAAAAGTAAATTTGCCACATAGTTTTGATCAGAAACTCTCTAAAGCATGGAGTGATAAATATATTGGTCTGGAAGTACATGAAAGAGAGGGATCTAATACATATGATGGCATGCTTCGGAATAGTTCTGCCAGTAATGAATCGGAATCACCTGCTGGGGGTCTGATTCATGGTGGCCCTGCTTTTCCAAGTTCCTGGCAAAAAGATGCAACTCTTACAAAGGAGGTTATAAGTTTCAAAAACCCTAAAGAAGTGTATAAGAGAAGTGGGGAGCTTTTGGAg GCATTGTGTGTCAACTCTATTGATCAAAGGCAAGCTGCGCTTGCAAGCAATCGGAAG GGCATACTGTTCTTTAATTGGGAAGATAGTTCGACTTTCAGTGATCAGTCAGACTATATCTGGTCAATCGCTGATTGGCCACAGAATGGGTGGGCTGGTTCTGAATCGACCCCAGTTCCGACACGTGTCTCTCCTGGTGTTGGTCTGGGGAGCAAAAGAGGTGCACACCTTGGGTTGGGTGGAGCAACTGTTGGTGTGGGCTCTCTGGTTAGGCCCGGCAGGGACTTGACTGGTGGTGGAGCATTTGGGATACCGGGTTATGCCGGTATGGGAGCCTCTGGCTTAGGTTGGGAGATTCAACAAGACTTTGAGGAGTTTGTTGATGCACCGCCTACTGTTGAAAATATAAGCACAAGGGCTTTCTCAGGTCACCCCTCTAGGCCATTCTTCTTGGTGGGTTCTAGCAATACACACATTTACTTGTGGGAG TTTGGTAAAGACAAAGCTACCGCAACTTATGGAGTGCTGCCTGCTGCAAATGTCCCTCCGCCTTATGCTCTTGCATCAATATCAGCTTTGCAGTTTGACTACTTTGGACACAGATTTGCTACTGCAGCCTTGGATGGAACTGTATGCACATGGCAGCTGGAGGTTGGAGGAAGGAGTAACATTTGTCCAACAGAATCATCTCTCTGCTTCAATAAACATGCATC GGATGTTACTTATGTTTCTGGCGGATCAGTCATTGCTGCAGCTGGAAATAGCTCCAATGGTGTTAATGTGGTTATATGGGATACATTGGCTCCACCTTCAACCTCTCGAGCTTCCATTATATGTCATGAAG GTGGAGCCCGCTCTCTTGCTGTGTTTGATAATGATATAGGAAGTGGTTCCATTTCTCCTCTTATTGTGACTGGCGGCAAAGGTGGGGATGTTGGACTCCATGACTTCCGGTACATTGCTACTGGTAAGAGTAAGCGGAACAGGCAGGCTGATAATGGTGAAAGCATCAGCTCATCTTCAAGTTCTGAGATGCAGAGAGGGATTACTAAAAATGTTGGGGACCAGAATCGAAATGGGATGCTTTGGTATATACCAAAGGCTCACTCAG GGAGTATCACCAAAATATGTACCATCCCAAATACTAGTTTGTTCTTGACGGGAAGCAAAGATGGAGATGTTAAACTTTGGGATGCCAAAAGGGCGAATTTAGTTTATCACTGGTCAAAATTGCATGAAAGACATACCTTTCTGCAACCAAGCTCTCGAGGCTTTGGTGGCATTGTTCGG GCTGCTGTAACAGACATACAAGTTTTTTCACATGGTTTTCTTACATGCGGTGGAGATGGCATTGTAAAGCTGGTAGAGCTCAAACAGTAG